The following are encoded in a window of Arthrobacter antioxidans genomic DNA:
- the prcB gene encoding proteasome subunit beta, protein MLPDDAAAAVPRAASTSFADYLGAHHPGMLPSNRTLGPVTATSDASHLAPHATTIVSLTFPGGVLMAGDRRATMGNVIASRHIEKVFPADHSSVLGIAGSAGIGVDLARLFQVELEHYEKIEATMMSLDGKANRLAAMVRQNLPMAMQGLAVVPLFAGFDTDRHLGRLFSFDVTGGRYEEHEHHSVGSGSVFARGALKKLWNPRLDEASAVRVAVEALYDAADDDSATGGPDTVRGLWPVVYVVDAAGTRRVPERDLEAVAHTIIDARSSAGREA, encoded by the coding sequence ATGCTTCCGGATGATGCCGCGGCAGCGGTCCCACGGGCCGCCTCGACGTCCTTTGCCGACTACCTGGGCGCGCACCATCCGGGAATGCTGCCGTCGAACCGGACGCTCGGTCCGGTCACGGCGACCTCCGACGCCTCCCATCTCGCACCGCACGCGACGACGATCGTGTCGCTCACGTTCCCGGGCGGGGTGCTCATGGCCGGGGATCGCCGGGCCACGATGGGCAATGTGATCGCCAGCCGCCACATCGAGAAGGTGTTCCCCGCGGACCACTCGTCGGTGCTCGGGATCGCCGGCAGCGCCGGCATCGGCGTGGATCTGGCGCGGCTCTTCCAGGTGGAGCTGGAGCACTACGAGAAGATCGAAGCGACCATGATGAGCCTGGACGGCAAGGCCAACCGCCTCGCCGCGATGGTCCGGCAGAACCTGCCGATGGCCATGCAGGGCCTCGCCGTCGTGCCGCTCTTCGCCGGCTTCGACACGGACCGGCATCTCGGGCGCCTCTTCTCGTTCGACGTCACGGGAGGCCGCTACGAGGAGCACGAACACCACTCCGTCGGATCCGGCTCGGTCTTCGCCCGTGGAGCCCTGAAGAAACTGTGGAATCCGCGCCTCGACGAGGCGTCCGCCGTCCGCGTGGCGGTCGAGGCCCTCTACGACGCGGCCGACGACGACTCCGCGACCGGCGGACCGGACACCGTGCGCGGCCTGTGGCCCGTGGTCTACGTCGTGGACGCCGCCGGCACGCGGCGCGTCCCGGAGCGTGACCTCGAAGCCGTGGCGCACACCATCATCGACGCCCGTTCCTCCGCGGGCCGGGAGGCATAG
- the prcA gene encoding proteasome subunit alpha — MTQQFYVSPEQLMKDRADFARKGISRGRSVVVISCRDGIALVAQNPSPSLHKLGEIYDRIAFAAVGKYNEFESLRQAGVRYADVRGYSYAREDVTARGLASVYAQSLGAVFTAESKPFEVELVVAEVGRSQDTDHLYRLTFDGSIADEAGFVVMGGAADAVVGALRGTWSADVGLTDGVRAAARALASAAPPAADGDRPGAPALDPSVLEVAFLERDPDTLRGSHRAFRRIGGPELETMLQGGQDS; from the coding sequence ATGACCCAGCAGTTCTACGTCTCGCCCGAGCAGCTGATGAAGGACCGCGCCGATTTCGCGCGCAAGGGCATCTCGCGCGGCCGATCGGTGGTGGTGATCAGCTGCCGGGACGGCATCGCCCTCGTCGCCCAGAACCCCTCGCCCTCCCTCCACAAGCTCGGCGAGATCTACGACCGCATCGCCTTCGCGGCGGTCGGCAAGTACAACGAGTTCGAGAGCCTCCGCCAGGCCGGGGTCCGCTACGCCGACGTCCGCGGGTACTCCTACGCGCGCGAGGACGTCACGGCGCGCGGCCTCGCCAGCGTCTATGCGCAGAGCCTGGGCGCCGTGTTCACGGCCGAGAGCAAGCCCTTCGAGGTGGAGCTCGTGGTCGCCGAGGTGGGCCGCTCCCAGGACACCGACCACCTCTACCGGCTCACCTTCGACGGCTCCATCGCCGACGAGGCCGGCTTCGTGGTCATGGGCGGTGCGGCCGACGCCGTCGTCGGAGCCCTCCGCGGCACCTGGTCCGCGGACGTAGGCCTGACCGACGGCGTCCGGGCCGCCGCCCGGGCCCTCGCGAGCGCCGCACCCCCCGCTGCCGACGGCGACCGGCCGGGGGCTCCCGCCCTCGACCCGTCCGTCCTCGAGGTCGCGTTCCTCGAACGCGACCCGGACACCCTGCGTGGCAGCCACCGCGCGTTCCGCCGGATCGGCGGACCCGAACTCGAGACCATGCTCCAGGGCGGACAGGACAGCTGA
- the pafA gene encoding Pup--protein ligase encodes MDRRIFGVETEFGISYSGPNSRPLSPEEVARYLFRKVVSWGRSSNVFLTNGSRLYLDVGSHPEYATAECDDLAQLVAHDRAGELILEDLVSEAQRKLAQEGYDGRIYLFKNNTDSAGNSYGSHENYLIPRKLEFARLADILIPFLVTRQLLVGAGKVLKTQTGSIYAFSQRADHLWEGISSATTRSRPIINTRDEPHADAEHYRRLHVIAGDSNMSETTTLLKIGSVDLLLRMVEAGELMRDYRLENPIRSIREISHDLTGGQLLKLANGRHMTALEMQREYLAKATAFVQQHGAHNQHVPAILDLWERVLDAVETGNTAHIDREVDWAIKKKLIDRYLARSGEDLDSAKAAQLDLTYHDISRTRGLFFLLQARGEAARVIEETAVKEAVDVPPQTTRARLRGEFVRRAKEANRDYTVDWVHLKLNDRAQQTILCKDPFASVDERVEALLQQL; translated from the coding sequence ATGGACCGGCGTATCTTCGGGGTCGAGACCGAGTTCGGCATCTCCTACTCAGGGCCCAATTCCCGCCCGCTGTCCCCCGAGGAGGTGGCCCGCTACCTCTTCCGCAAGGTCGTCAGCTGGGGCAGGTCCTCGAACGTCTTCCTGACGAACGGGTCCCGGCTCTACCTGGACGTCGGCTCCCACCCCGAATACGCGACGGCGGAGTGCGACGACCTCGCCCAGCTCGTCGCCCACGACCGCGCCGGAGAGCTGATCCTGGAGGACCTCGTCTCCGAGGCGCAGCGGAAGCTGGCGCAGGAGGGCTACGACGGGCGGATCTACCTCTTCAAGAACAACACGGACTCCGCGGGCAACTCCTACGGCAGCCACGAGAACTACCTGATCCCTCGCAAGCTCGAGTTCGCCCGGCTCGCCGACATCCTCATCCCGTTCCTCGTGACGCGGCAGCTGCTCGTCGGGGCCGGCAAGGTCCTGAAGACCCAGACCGGGTCCATCTACGCCTTCTCCCAGCGGGCGGACCACTTGTGGGAAGGGATCTCCTCCGCCACGACCCGCTCCCGGCCCATCATCAACACCAGGGACGAGCCGCACGCCGACGCCGAGCACTACCGCCGGCTGCACGTCATCGCCGGCGATTCCAACATGTCCGAGACCACCACGCTGCTCAAGATCGGCTCCGTGGACCTGCTGCTGCGCATGGTCGAGGCGGGTGAGCTCATGCGCGACTACCGCCTGGAGAACCCGATCCGCAGCATCCGCGAGATCTCCCACGACCTCACGGGCGGGCAGCTCCTCAAACTGGCGAACGGCCGCCACATGACCGCGCTCGAGATGCAGCGGGAGTATCTCGCGAAGGCGACGGCGTTCGTCCAGCAGCACGGCGCGCACAACCAGCACGTGCCTGCCATCCTGGACCTGTGGGAGCGGGTCCTCGACGCGGTGGAGACGGGGAACACCGCGCACATCGACCGGGAGGTCGACTGGGCGATCAAGAAGAAGCTGATCGACCGGTACCTGGCACGATCCGGCGAGGACCTCGATTCGGCGAAGGCGGCCCAGCTCGACCTCACCTATCACGACATCTCCCGCACGCGCGGCCTGTTCTTCCTCCTCCAGGCCAGGGGGGAGGCCGCCCGCGTGATCGAGGAGACGGCGGTGAAGGAGGCGGTGGACGTGCCGCCCCAGACCACCCGGGCGCGGCTCCGCGGCGAGTTCGTGCGGCGCGCCAAGGAGGCGAACCGCGACTACACGGTCGACTGGGTCCACCTCAAACTCAACGACAGGGCGCAGCAGACCATCCTCTGCAAGGACCCCTTCGCCTCCGTCGACGAGCGGGTCGAGGCACTCCTGCAGCAGTTGTGA
- a CDS encoding FKBP-type peptidyl-prolyl cis-trans isomerase — MRKVLTTSLALTLVLSACGGPTTDDLTGDSSGDSSGTSAGAAEVFDTVTVSGGSDEEAPTVEFEAPLEITGVAAKTLEDGDGDEVEAGEQIRYHLVSLNAEDGEALGDTYSQGDPQVLPVDDMLKEQDAELYEVLTGSKVGAQVGYTRPAPEAAEGQQATPEQLIVLKVISAEQPPPEPEVLSPEEVEKLDEEGKLPTFTFGEDGAPAVTIPENEPSEDLVVKVLKEGTGEEVAESDTITAKYSGWRWEDGEQFDSSYERGEPAEFPLNQVITGWTKGLAGQKVGSQVLLVIPEPWAYPNASEGQPSGTLVFFVEITGKTAAE; from the coding sequence GTGCGAAAAGTACTCACAACCTCCCTTGCGCTCACGCTGGTCCTGTCAGCCTGTGGCGGGCCCACGACGGACGACCTGACGGGGGACTCGTCGGGGGATTCGTCCGGGACATCGGCCGGCGCCGCCGAGGTCTTCGACACCGTCACCGTCAGCGGAGGCTCCGACGAGGAGGCGCCGACCGTCGAGTTCGAAGCCCCGCTGGAGATCACCGGCGTGGCCGCGAAGACCCTGGAGGACGGCGACGGCGACGAGGTCGAGGCCGGGGAGCAGATCCGCTACCACCTCGTCTCGCTGAACGCCGAGGACGGCGAGGCGCTCGGGGACACCTACAGCCAGGGCGACCCTCAGGTCCTCCCGGTCGACGACATGCTGAAGGAACAGGACGCCGAGCTCTACGAGGTCCTGACCGGTTCGAAGGTCGGCGCGCAGGTCGGGTACACGCGTCCCGCACCGGAAGCCGCGGAGGGCCAGCAGGCCACCCCGGAGCAGCTGATCGTCCTGAAGGTCATCTCGGCCGAGCAGCCCCCGCCCGAGCCCGAGGTACTCTCGCCCGAGGAGGTCGAGAAGCTCGACGAGGAGGGCAAGCTGCCCACGTTCACCTTCGGGGAGGACGGCGCGCCCGCGGTCACCATCCCCGAGAACGAGCCCTCCGAGGACCTCGTCGTGAAGGTCCTCAAGGAGGGCACGGGCGAGGAGGTCGCCGAGTCGGACACCATTACCGCCAAGTACAGCGGATGGCGCTGGGAGGACGGCGAGCAGTTCGACTCCAGCTACGAGCGCGGCGAGCCCGCCGAATTCCCGCTGAACCAGGTCATCACGGGCTGGACCAAGGGCCTCGCCGGCCAGAAGGTCGGTTCCCAGGTGCTCCTGGTCATCCCCGAGCCGTGGGCCTACCCCAACGCGAGCGAGGGCCAGCCCTCCGGTACCCTCGTGTTCTTCGTCGAGATCACCGGCAAGACCGCCGCCGAGTAG
- a CDS encoding FKBP-type peptidyl-prolyl cis-trans isomerase — translation MSFGHREFDRQKPEIDFPAHDVPTDLVIEDIITGTGDEAKPGNTVSTHYVGVAFSTGEEFDASWNRGTPLDFKVGVGQVIQGWDQGLLGMKVGGRRRLEIPSHLAYGASGAGSAIGPNEALIFVVDLLGVR, via the coding sequence ATGTCATTCGGACACCGCGAATTCGACCGGCAGAAGCCGGAGATCGACTTCCCCGCCCACGACGTCCCCACCGACCTCGTCATCGAGGACATCATCACGGGCACCGGCGACGAGGCGAAGCCGGGCAACACCGTCTCCACCCACTACGTGGGTGTCGCCTTCTCCACGGGCGAGGAATTCGACGCCTCCTGGAACCGGGGCACCCCGCTCGACTTCAAGGTCGGCGTCGGCCAGGTCATCCAGGGCTGGGACCAGGGACTCCTCGGCATGAAGGTCGGCGGCCGCCGACGTCTCGAGATCCCGTCCCACCTCGCCTATGGCGCGAGCGGCGCGGGCTCGGCGATCGGCCCCAACGAGGCACTGATCTTCGTCGTCGACCTCCTCGGGGTCCGCTAG
- a CDS encoding helix-turn-helix transcriptional regulator → MSAKRTERLLTLVIMLLSSRRGFTKEELFEEIDLYREATSVAAREKLFDRDKAALREQGIPLEAFSEDALFDNDNTVQRYRISAEDYRLGGVTFLPEEYAVLNLAAGVWDQGSLDSAASTALRKLSSRSIGGGVELTPLIQPRITTDAPYWDTVWQALTSRTPLRFPYRAASTGREETRTVHPWGMGARFGHWYVVGFDTTRKAERFFRLSRMTGEPVILQGTFEVPPSFDMNQTLSSLSRSEPDRTAVIAARPGSCQVLRVRKDTEMVQAGEEWDVLRVPYAASSPMAATIAGLGVNARVEEPQELAAEVVRLLDGAHRAALAAPEHLEITGSARPAPRRKSSSQDHLLRLLDLVPYLLANPGAEVAETARRFDVTESQLTKDLDLLFVSGPRHYPDGLMDVNIEDDRIYLTNARDLAEPVKLSMDEACSLIVGLQALRELPGMRNNEAIVSAQTKLTAATGDAARIGTALATKLTEDDVDPTLEVLQAALHSNVRVDVDYFVPTRDEITHRLLEPVRIFLHQDTWYLEAWSVDSDGLRNFRLDRIQRATLTEQPATADLDKEFLARDRRSVAPYRSGDADLAVTLLLEPRARWIAAQYNADAVQELGEDRLAARLKVASSTWIPGLVAGLGGSAAVIAPAELRQETLRWLEAARAHQALA, encoded by the coding sequence GTGTCCGCAAAACGTACCGAACGCCTCCTCACCCTCGTGATCATGCTCCTGTCGAGCCGCCGCGGGTTCACGAAGGAGGAACTGTTCGAGGAGATCGACCTGTACCGCGAGGCGACGTCGGTCGCGGCACGTGAGAAGCTCTTCGACCGCGACAAGGCCGCCTTGCGCGAGCAGGGCATCCCGCTGGAGGCCTTCAGCGAGGACGCCCTGTTCGACAACGACAACACCGTGCAGCGGTACCGGATCAGCGCCGAGGACTACCGGCTCGGCGGCGTGACCTTCCTTCCCGAGGAGTACGCGGTCCTCAACCTCGCCGCCGGGGTCTGGGACCAGGGCTCTCTCGACTCCGCGGCGTCCACGGCCCTGCGGAAGCTCAGCTCCCGCAGCATCGGCGGCGGCGTCGAACTCACGCCGCTCATCCAGCCGCGCATCACCACGGATGCGCCCTACTGGGACACTGTGTGGCAGGCCCTGACCTCCCGCACCCCGCTCCGGTTCCCGTACCGGGCCGCGAGCACGGGCCGTGAGGAGACCCGCACGGTGCATCCCTGGGGCATGGGCGCGCGCTTCGGCCACTGGTACGTGGTCGGCTTCGACACCACGCGCAAGGCCGAACGGTTCTTCCGCCTCTCGCGGATGACCGGCGAGCCCGTCATCCTGCAGGGGACGTTCGAGGTCCCGCCGTCCTTCGACATGAACCAGACGCTCTCCTCGCTGTCCCGCAGCGAGCCCGACCGGACCGCCGTCATCGCGGCGCGTCCCGGCTCCTGCCAGGTGTTGCGCGTCCGCAAGGACACCGAGATGGTGCAGGCGGGGGAGGAGTGGGACGTCCTCCGGGTGCCGTACGCGGCATCGAGCCCCATGGCCGCGACCATCGCGGGGCTGGGCGTCAATGCGAGGGTCGAGGAGCCGCAGGAGCTGGCCGCCGAGGTTGTCCGGCTCCTCGACGGCGCCCACCGGGCGGCCCTCGCCGCGCCCGAGCACCTCGAGATCACCGGCAGCGCCCGCCCCGCACCCCGGCGCAAGTCCTCCTCCCAGGATCACCTGCTGCGCCTGCTCGACCTCGTCCCGTACCTCCTGGCGAACCCGGGGGCCGAGGTGGCGGAGACGGCACGCAGGTTCGACGTGACCGAGAGCCAGCTCACCAAGGACCTCGACCTGCTGTTCGTCAGCGGGCCGCGCCACTACCCGGACGGGCTGATGGACGTGAACATCGAGGACGACCGCATCTACCTCACCAACGCGCGCGACCTCGCGGAGCCCGTGAAGCTCAGCATGGACGAGGCGTGCTCCCTGATCGTGGGGCTGCAGGCCCTCCGGGAGCTTCCCGGCATGAGGAACAACGAGGCGATCGTCAGCGCCCAGACCAAGCTGACCGCCGCGACCGGCGACGCGGCGCGTATCGGGACCGCCCTGGCGACCAAGCTCACGGAGGACGACGTCGACCCGACGCTCGAGGTGCTGCAGGCCGCCCTGCACTCGAACGTGCGCGTGGACGTGGACTACTTCGTGCCCACGCGCGACGAGATCACGCACCGCCTCCTCGAACCGGTCCGCATCTTCCTGCACCAGGACACGTGGTACCTGGAGGCCTGGAGCGTGGACTCCGACGGACTGAGGAACTTCCGGTTGGACCGCATCCAGCGGGCAACCCTGACGGAGCAGCCCGCCACCGCGGATTTGGACAAGGAGTTCCTCGCCCGCGACCGGCGGAGCGTCGCGCCCTACCGGTCCGGGGATGCCGATCTCGCCGTCACGCTCCTGCTCGAACCGCGGGCCCGCTGGATCGCGGCCCAGTACAACGCCGACGCCGTGCAGGAGCTCGGCGAGGACCGCCTGGCCGCCCGCCTCAAGGTGGCGTCCAGCACCTGGATCCCGGGCCTCGTCGCGGGCCTCGGAGGATCGGCGGCGGTCATCGCTCCGGCGGAACTGCGCCAGGAGACCCTCCGCTGGCTCGAAGCAGCCCGCGCGCACCAGGCACTGGCCTAG
- the tatA gene encoding Sec-independent protein translocase subunit TatA — MKLEGWHIVIIIVLAIVLFGAPKLPGLARSVGQSLRIFKSEVKQMKDENNTGEAGTDPVEGRVVNTPAPQAYTPTYQAPAQHPVPPQGPAQPHAGAPSATPSPEARVPGADGHGHAGPSQQSGSPHPGQ, encoded by the coding sequence ATGAAGCTCGAAGGCTGGCATATCGTCATCATCATCGTTCTTGCGATCGTCCTGTTCGGTGCGCCGAAGCTGCCCGGGCTGGCCCGGAGTGTGGGACAGTCGCTGCGGATCTTCAAGTCCGAGGTGAAGCAGATGAAGGACGAGAACAACACGGGTGAGGCCGGGACGGATCCCGTGGAGGGCCGGGTGGTGAACACCCCGGCACCGCAGGCGTACACCCCCACCTACCAGGCGCCTGCCCAGCACCCCGTCCCGCCGCAGGGTCCGGCGCAGCCCCACGCCGGCGCCCCGTCCGCAACCCCGTCGCCGGAGGCCCGGGTTCCCGGTGCCGACGGTCACGGTCATGCGGGTCCGTCGCAGCAGAGCGGTAGCCCGCACCCCGGTCAGTAG